A genome region from Arachis duranensis cultivar V14167 chromosome 6, aradu.V14167.gnm2.J7QH, whole genome shotgun sequence includes the following:
- the LOC107494539 gene encoding developmentally-regulated G-protein 3-like — MVTVMQKIKDIEDEMERTQKNKATAHHLGLLKAKLAKLRRELLTPSSKGAGGAGEGFDVTKSGDSRVGLVGFPSVGKSTLLNKLTGTFSEVASYEFTTLTCIPGVIMYR, encoded by the exons ATGGTGACCGTGATGCAGAAAATAAAGGATATCGAAGATGAG ATGGAAAGAACGCAAAAGAACAAGGCTACTGCTCATCATTTGGGCTTGCTGAAG GCTAAACTGGCAAAGCTGCGGAGGGAACTCCTTACTCCTTCATCAAAAGGTGCTGGAGGTGCTGGTGAAGGTTTTGATGTTACTAAAAGTGGTGATTCAAGAGTTGGTCTTGTGGGTTTCCCTTCAGTTGGCAAATCTACTCTATTGAATAAATTGACTGGGACATTTTCAGAG GTTGCTTCCTATGAGTTTACAACCTTAACTTGCATTCCTGGCGTGATCATGTATCGTTGA
- the LOC107494538 gene encoding 60S ribosomal protein L6-1 (The sequence of the model RefSeq protein was modified relative to this genomic sequence to represent the inferred CDS: added 70 bases not found in genome assembly), with protein MAPKQRAARKVGRNPELVRGIGKYSRSQMYHKRGLWAIKAKNGGKFPVHEPKPKPQALAQKPPKFYPAEDVKTPLVNKHKPKPTKLRASITPGTVLILLAGRFKGKRVVFLKQLPSGLLLVSGPFKINGVPLRRVNQSYVIATSTKVDVSACNVEKFDDKYFSKEVQKKKKKGEGEFFESAKEEKKTLPQDKKDDQKTVDSALIKAIESVPDLKFYLGARFSLKQGQKPHELVF; from the exons ATGGCGCCGAAGCAGAGAGCAGCAAGGAAGGTCGGCAGGAACCCTGAACTGGTGCGGGGGATCGGGAAGTACTCTCGGTCTCAGATGTACCACAAGAGGGGTTTGTGGGCCATAAAGGCTAAGAATGGTGGCAAGTTCCCCGTCCATGAACCCAAGCCTAAGCCCCAGGCCCTCGCTCAAAAGCCTCCTA GGCTAGCATTACTCCTGGGACAGTGCTGATTCTTCTTGCTGGAAGATTCAAGGGGAAGAGAGTTGTGTTCCTCAAGCAGCTTCCTTCTGGGCTGCTTCTTGTGTCTG GACCCTTCAAGATTAATGGAGTTCCGTTGAGACGTGTGAATCAGTCGTATGTTATTGCCACATCAACCAAAGTAGATGTGTCTGCTTGTAACGTGGAGAAATTCGATGACAAATACTTTTCAAAGGAAgtccagaaaaagaaaaagaagggagaAGGCGAGTTCTTTGAGTCCGCGAAAGAG GAGAAGAAGACCCTCCCTCAAGACAAGAAGGATGACCAGAAGACTGTTGATTCTGCTTTGATAAAAGCCATAGAGAGTGTTCCAGACTTGAAGTTTTACCTTGGTGCTAGGTTTTCTTTGAAGCAAGGCCAGAAGCCTCATGAATTAGTCTTCTAG